Proteins encoded in a region of the Sebastes fasciatus isolate fSebFas1 chromosome 9, fSebFas1.pri, whole genome shotgun sequence genome:
- the kif16bb gene encoding uncharacterized protein kif16bb isoform X3, with amino-acid sequence MNEFSSRSHAIFTINFTQAWFDEELPRETLSKIHLVDLAGSERADATRNTGTRLKEGANINKSLVTLGSVISALAELSVGGQLKKKRKQIFIPYRDSVLTWLLKDSLGGNSVTTMIATVSPADVNYGETLSTLRYASRAKNIVNTPTVNEDSSVKAIRELQEEVDRLRGLLEEANQVSRGEPSSSVKVEEELHQNEAKVQALTKEWTSKWGETQSILQEETVALRKEGSGVVLDCQLPHLIGINEDLLSTGVVLYYLKEGRTLIGSDEASCSQDIVLHGPGLLAEHCVLENRAGAVTLIPQDGALCSVNGSVVTDPCQLTQGAIIQLGRRTVLRFNHPTEAAQLREKLQSGLPSASTLPLTDVSKSTENLSKVMLQNEGGMEEKLNQQEMELQQVQESLNSRSQDIKRLSKENSGAPHQRRAEEKTTGAEMEETGIGQMDMLAAETADSKVPSSCLTSATAEKLMTTAMPVPHTSFELDGDTLQGGISTRDGQEQERDSCHKSGPGLMSEWLWRKAQSAAGVASYKGEEVWSGDASLQQTSVLGLCDGCGTKPEGNANKIKGIVADCYKERLGSSGSSLGSTSHLQSSRGSSSTPVLSQTSTPFQLDKNPLSSPAACSTPEETTFEGQFGCGEMDESGGLEEIPGVCVTETATATVHHSGLGSLVSRISWIFQDAGSLLWSAPTVLQQVREEGLQPVGARWSSHVISLVRESNVLSVVKDSQVFSMVKRTVVFSLFKNSHIYSMVKDLPLMQHIQMEITQNLQLEEAAQIIQGYINPDTTQALVLTPTQTFSKAEGFPDDVPLIPEDIWTRNKSIGDLRSPQEQDMADIHVKQGHKLITELLPVKHSEPEVTHAPKDKDQALENSRTVRNKVQVFRQTLIEFPDSLLYLQTLPLSDIMDTLQSIISTTVPTSQKIVALYWLNVAKCNQPEPRPALLILTETGLYTLTTDSGLLVLFHHLPLLQLKEVQIGFAGHSLRLIGTTEESILGVYTHSQQLTKELCRAILGVICPGDNRASQHPLLHGDLMKLSLDWQACVPDLLLDAGLRVCCHFQKSLADLVYLLHCNMDQETVTLGEMQLLLYTGVGVCISPSTHTKPLAQLLLTDTHLGLVQEDAVFHPTPRSVTIGPCRPQFNDLTLCQRSDVRCVLVHDEDKRGAVSLDVILANVRGRGHPESVTKAATPPAQASNSSPHAEVWKLTFSCSSEAACLINHLSNV; translated from the exons ATGAATGAATTCAGCAGCCGCTCCCACGCCATCTTCACCATCAACTTCACCCAG GCGTGGTTTGATGAGGAGCTGCCACGTGAGACGTTGAGTAAGATCCACCTGGTGGACCTGGCAGGCAGCGAGAGAGCTGATGCCACGCGCAACACAGGGACCCGGCTGAAAGAAGGTGCCAACATCAACAAATCCCTGGTCACCCTGGGCAGTGTGATCTCCGCTCTGG CTGAACTCAGCGTGGGAGGACAGttaaagaaaaagaggaagcagATCTTCATTCCTTACAGAGACTCTGTGCTGACCTGGCTACTGAAAGACAGCCTGGGTGGAAACTCTGTGACTACTATGATAGCAA CCGTCTCACCTGCTGACGTGAACTACGGGGAGACCCTGAGCACGTTGCGCTACGCCAGCCGAGCTAAAAACATCGTGAACACTCCCACGGTGAACGAAGACAGCAGCGTGAAGGCGATCAGAGAGCTCCAGGAAGAGGTTGACAGGCTCAGAGGGCTACTGGAAGAAGCCAATCAG GTTTCCCGTGGGGAGCCTTCTTCCTCTGTGAAGGTAGAGGAGGAGCTGCATCAGAATGAGGCAAAG GTCCAAGCACTGACCAAGGAGTGGACCAGCAAATGGGGCGAGACTCAGAGCATTTTGCAG GAGGAGACTGTGGCTCTGAGGAAGGAGGGGAGTGGAGTGGTCCTGGACTGCCAGTTACCTCATCTGATAGGCATTAATGAAGACCTGCTCAGCACTGGAGTCGTCCTGTATTATTTGAAA GAGGGCAGAACTCTGATCGGGAGTGACGAAGCATCATGCAGTCAGGATATTG tgctTCATGGGCCTGGGCTCCTCGCTGAACATTGCGTGCTTGAGAACCGTGCTGGGGCCGTGACTCTGATCCCTCAGGATGGCGCACTGTGTTCAGTCAATGGCTCTGTGGTAACCGATCCCTGCCAGCTGACTCAGG GTGCCATCATACAGCTAGGAAGAAGAACCGTACTCCGGTTTAACCACCCGACTGAAGCTGCCCAGCTCAGGGAGAAACTCCAG AGCGGGCTGCCGTCTGCCTCCACCCTGCCCTTGACTGACGTGTCCAAATCTACTGAGAATCTGTCCAAGGTGATGCTGCAAAACGAAGG GGGGATGGAAGAGAAGCTCAATCAGCAGGAGATGGAATTGCAGCAGGTCCAAGAAAGCCTGAACAGTCGCAGCCAGGACATCAAAAGACTTTCAAAGGAAAACAGTGGGGCTCCCCATCAACGGAGAGCAGAAGAGAAGACAACGGGGGCAGAGATGGAAGAGACTGGCATTGG CCAGATGGATATGCTGGCTGCAGAGACAGCGGACTCCAAAGTGCCAAGCAGCTGTCTTACCTCTGCCACAGCGGAGAAACTCATGACTACA GCCATGCCTGTCCCTCACACTAGTTTTGAGTTGGATGGAGACACACTACAGGGTGGGATAAGCACCAGGGATGGCCAGGAGCAGGAGAGGGACTCGTGTCATAAATCAGGGCCAGGGCTCATGTCTGAGTGGCTGTGGAGGAAAGCTCAGAGTGCGGCTGGAGTTGCAAGTTATAAGGGAGAGGAGGTTTGGTCAGGGGATGCCAGCCTCCAGCAGACAAGTGTCCTGGGCCTGTGTGATGGATGTGGCACGAAGCCAGAGGGGAATGCTAACAAGATCAAAGGCATCGTGGCTGACTGCTACAAGGAGAGACTTGGCTCTAGTGGGAGCTCATTAGGCAGCACATCCcacctgcagagcagcagaggatcTAGCTCCACGCCTGTCCTCTCACAGACCAGCACTCCCTTTCAGCTCGACAAAAATCCCCTCAGCAGTCCGGCAGCCTGCTCCACACCTGAGGAAACTACCTTCGAGGGCCAGTTTGGCTGTGGAGAGATGGATGAATCTGGAGGTTTGGAGGAGATcccgggtgtgtgtgtgacagagactGCAACAGCCACAGTTCATCACTCAGGGCTGGGCTCTTTGGTCAGCAGAATTTCTTGGATTTTCCAAGATGCAGGGAGTCTCCTTTGGAGCGCTCCTACAGTACTGCAGCAAGTCAGGGAAGAAGGACTGCAGCCTGTTGGGGCCCGCTGGTCCAGCCATGTTATCTCTCTGGTCAGGGAAAGTAATGTTCTGTCTGTAGTGAAGGACAGCCAGGTCTTCTCCATGGTTAAAAGGACTGTAGTCTTCTCTCTGTTCAAGAATAGTCACATTTATTCCATGGTGAAAGATCTACCTCTCATGCAGCACATCCAGATGGAGATAACTCAAAACCTTCAGCTTGAGGAGGCAGCTCAGATAATTCAGGGCTACATTAATCCTGACACCACACAAGCCCTGGTCCTGACACCAACACAAACCTTTAGCAAGGCAGAAGGATTTCCAGATGACGTGCCGTTAATCCCAGAAGATATCTGGACAAGGAATAAGAGTATCGGGGATCTGCGGTCACCACAAGAGCAAGACATGGCTGATATTCATGTGAAACAAGGACACAAACTGATTACAGAGCTGTTGCCAGTGAAACACAGTGAGCCAGAGGTTACCCATGCACCAAAAGACAAAGATCAGGCATTGGAGAACTCGAGGACTGTGCGGAACAAAGTCCAAGTCTTTCGTCAAACGTTGATAGAATTTCCTGATTCCCTTTTGTACCTGCAAACTTTACCATTATCAGACATAATGGACACTTTACAGTCCATCATCTCCACCACAGTGCCAACCTCCCAGAAGATTGTAGCTCTCTATTGGCTGAATGTTGCCAAATGCAACCAACCTGAGCCCCGTCCTGCCCTCCTGATCCTGACGGAGACTGGCCTCTACACCCTGACCACTGACTCTGGGCTCCTGGTTTTGTTCCATCACCTCCCCTTGTTGCAGTTGAAGGAGGTGCAGATAGGCTTTGCAGGCCACAGTCTGCGTTTGATCGGCACTACAGAGGAGAGCATCCTGGGTGTCTACACCCACAGCCAGCAGCTTACCAAAGAGCTATGCAGGGCCATACTTGGTGTCATCTGCCCCGGGGACAACAGGGCCTCTCAGCACCCACTGCTCCATGGAGACTTGATGAAGTTGTCTTTAGACTGGCAGGCCTGTGTACCCGatctgctgctggatgctggttTACGGGTTTGCTGCCACTTTCAGAAAAGTCTCGCTGATCTGGTTTACCTTCTTCATTGTAACATGGATCAAGAAACGGTAACTCTGGGAGAGATGCAGCTGCTACTGTACACAGGTGTAGGGGTGTGCATCAGCCCCAGTACCCACACTAAGCCTCTGGCTCAGCTTTTACTCACTGATACCCACCTTGGCCTGGTGCAGGAGGATGCTGTCTTTCACCCGACTCCACGCTCTGTCACCATAGGGCCCTGCCGTCCACAATTCAATGacttaactctctgtcagcgcTCAGATGTGCGCTGCGTGCTGGTGCATGATGAAGACAAGCGCGGGGCTGTCAGTCTGGATGTAATCCTAGCAAATGTGAGGGGCAGGGGTCACCCTGAAAGCGTGACTAAGGCAGCTACTCCGCCTGCACAAGCTTCAAATTCATCTCCGCATGCAGAAGTGTGGAAATTAACTTTCAGTTGCTCCTCTGAGGCCGCCTGCCTGATTAATCACTTGTCAAATGTCTGA